A DNA window from Comamonas sp. 26 contains the following coding sequences:
- a CDS encoding D-glycerate dehydrogenase, translating into MSTKSRILIARAISPEVVEQLKQHFDVQSNQDDVVWTPEELAQQLQGKDGVLTTGSQRIDAQLLAACPQLKIVANMAVGYNNFDVPAMTAAGVQGSNAPDVLTETTADFGFALLMATARRITESEHYLRAGLWKDWHYDLFAGAEVHGSTLGILGMGRIGQAIARRAAYGFGMKVIYHNRSRLDTAMEAECKAAYVSKQELLERADHLMLVLPFTPENRHTIGAAEIAQMKPTATLINIARGGIVDDAALAQALREKRIAAAGLDVFEGEPAVHPDLLTVPNVVLTPHIASATKGTRTAMAALAADNLISFFAGKGALTPVNLLGGSGLH; encoded by the coding sequence ATGAGTACCAAGTCCCGCATTCTGATTGCCCGTGCCATTTCGCCTGAGGTGGTAGAGCAGTTGAAGCAGCACTTTGACGTGCAGTCCAATCAGGACGATGTGGTGTGGACGCCTGAGGAGCTGGCTCAGCAATTGCAGGGCAAGGACGGGGTGCTGACCACCGGCTCGCAGCGTATTGATGCGCAGTTGCTCGCGGCTTGCCCGCAGCTCAAGATCGTGGCCAATATGGCGGTGGGCTACAACAACTTTGATGTGCCCGCCATGACTGCCGCAGGCGTGCAGGGTAGCAATGCTCCCGACGTGCTGACTGAGACCACGGCGGATTTTGGCTTTGCACTGCTGATGGCCACGGCGCGCCGCATTACCGAGAGCGAGCATTACCTGCGCGCAGGGCTGTGGAAGGACTGGCACTACGACCTGTTTGCGGGCGCTGAGGTGCATGGCTCTACGCTGGGCATTCTGGGAATGGGGCGTATCGGCCAGGCCATTGCCCGCCGTGCGGCCTATGGTTTTGGCATGAAGGTGATTTATCACAACCGATCACGCCTTGATACAGCCATGGAGGCGGAATGCAAGGCCGCCTATGTGAGCAAGCAAGAGCTGCTGGAACGCGCTGACCATTTGATGCTGGTGTTGCCCTTTACGCCCGAAAACCGCCACACCATTGGCGCGGCAGAGATTGCGCAGATGAAGCCCACCGCTACCCTCATCAATATTGCGCGCGGCGGTATCGTGGATGATGCGGCTCTGGCGCAGGCATTGCGTGAAAAACGCATTGCTGCGGCCGGTCTGGATGTGTTTGAGGGCGAGCCCGCCGTTCACCCCGATCTGCTCACGGTGCCCAATGTGGTGCTGACACCGCATATCGCCAGCGCCACCAAGGGCACGCGCACGGCCATGGCGGCTTTGGCGGCAGATAACCTGATCTCCTTTTTCGCCGGTAAGGGCGCGTTGACGCCGGTTAATCTGCTGGGTGGTTCGGGTCTGCACTAG
- a CDS encoding P-II family nitrogen regulator has protein sequence MPMKEIRAIVRPSRLERLRTALRAIPNFPGVTIFKAEGFTAPAAVDKRTVKDELTDFSDKLMVCVIVDESMVEPIREAIVMACRTGQIGDGLVWTVDIGEMHRIRDGGAVS, from the coding sequence ATGCCGATGAAGGAAATCCGGGCCATTGTGAGGCCCAGTCGCTTAGAGCGCCTGCGCACTGCGCTGCGTGCCATTCCTAACTTTCCCGGCGTGACCATTTTCAAGGCTGAGGGCTTTACGGCTCCTGCTGCGGTGGACAAGCGCACCGTCAAGGATGAGTTGACTGACTTTTCGGACAAGCTCATGGTCTGCGTCATCGTGGATGAGTCCATGGTGGAGCCGATTCGCGAAGCCATCGTGATGGCCTGCCGCACTGGTCAGATCGGTGATGGTTTGGTCTGGACGGTGGACATTGGCGAAATGCACCGTATCCGTGATGGTGGCGCTGTGAGCTAA
- a CDS encoding tautomerase family protein, whose product MPFIRTSVHKDTTPAQRQAIVNGIHQALIDGIGMPADELFNMVDDYDEQKFFFSRTFNGYRRSDRVVVIEITMRRGRSDAMKRALYANIAANLEKDAGVAPSDVFIFTHENDYSDWSVGGGKFAMAIAQQVGPDA is encoded by the coding sequence ATGCCTTTCATCCGCACCAGCGTCCACAAGGACACCACGCCCGCCCAGCGTCAAGCCATCGTCAACGGTATTCATCAGGCACTGATCGACGGCATCGGCATGCCTGCCGACGAGTTGTTCAACATGGTTGACGACTATGACGAGCAGAAGTTCTTCTTCAGCCGCACCTTCAACGGCTACCGGCGCTCGGATCGCGTGGTCGTGATTGAAATCACCATGCGCCGTGGCCGCAGCGACGCCATGAAACGCGCCCTGTACGCCAACATCGCCGCCAATCTGGAAAAAGACGCTGGCGTGGCACCTAGCGATGTGTTCATTTTCACGCATGAAAACGACTACTCTGATTGGTCCGTAGGTGGCGGCAAGTTCGCCATGGCCATTGCCCAGCAGGTCGGCCCAGACGCCTGA
- a CDS encoding 3-hydroxyacyl-CoA dehydrogenase: protein MQIQDRVFIVTGGASGLGEGTARMLATNGGKVVIADMNAERGESVAKEIGGVYLRCDVSNEADGQAVVEKATSLGKLVGLVNCAGIAPAEKTVGKNGPHNLATYTKTIMVNLVGSFNMIRLAADAMSKNEPETTGERGVLISTASVAAYDGQIGQAAYAASKGGVVGMTLPIARDLARSGIRNMTIAPGIFGTPMLFTMPQEVQDALAASVPFPSRLGKPEDYAKLVKHILENDMLNGEVIRLDGAIRMGPK from the coding sequence ATGCAGATTCAGGATCGCGTGTTTATCGTGACTGGCGGCGCATCGGGTTTGGGCGAAGGCACTGCGCGCATGCTGGCGACCAACGGAGGCAAAGTCGTCATTGCCGATATGAATGCAGAGCGCGGCGAGAGTGTGGCCAAGGAAATCGGCGGCGTCTATCTGCGCTGCGATGTCAGCAACGAAGCCGATGGCCAGGCCGTGGTGGAAAAAGCCACCAGTCTTGGCAAGTTGGTCGGCTTGGTCAATTGCGCCGGTATTGCACCCGCCGAAAAAACAGTGGGGAAAAATGGCCCGCACAACCTTGCCACCTACACCAAGACCATCATGGTCAACCTGGTCGGCAGCTTCAACATGATTCGCCTGGCTGCTGATGCCATGAGCAAAAACGAGCCCGAAACCACGGGCGAACGCGGCGTGCTAATCTCAACCGCTAGCGTAGCGGCCTATGACGGACAAATTGGCCAAGCAGCCTATGCCGCATCCAAAGGCGGCGTCGTTGGTATGACCTTACCCATTGCCCGCGACCTGGCCCGCAGCGGCATTCGCAATATGACGATTGCCCCCGGCATCTTTGGCACACCCATGCTGTTCACCATGCCGCAAGAAGTGCAAGATGCGCTGGCAGCAAGCGTCCCCTTCCCCAGCCGCTTGGGCAAACCCGAGGATTACGCCAAGCTGGTCAAGCACATTCTTGAAAACGACATGCTCAACGGTGAAGTGATTCGCCTTGATGGCGCTATTCGCATGGGCCCCAAATAA
- a CDS encoding efflux RND transporter permease subunit produces the protein MIASMIRAALSQRLVVIVLALVVCGFGLRAAMNLSVDAFPDVTNVQVQVATEAPGRSPEEIERFVTVPLEIAMTGLPGLAEMRSLNKSGLSIITLVFTEATDVYFARQLVTERLIEVTPRMPEGIVPVLGPVSTGLGEVYQYTLDHPDDGERALTQEELTERRTIQDWVARPLLRSIPGVAEINSQGGYVKQYQVLVDPGRLRHYGLTVRQVVQAVADNNANASGGILPQVTEQYLIRGVGMIRSLEDIGNIVLKEQGGVPVYVRDVAKVQIDAEVRQGAIIKGGYTEGVSGIVLMMRGGNAKEVVTRVKERVDEINTKGMLPGGLQIVSYYDRTDLVDSALWTVGKVLIEGIFLVVIVLFVFLGDVRSSLIVVATLIITPLTTFIMMNKYGISANLMSLGGLAIAIGLMVDATVVVVENVFHKLGQAGDSRGERIRTVLSATVEVATPTIFGIAIIILVFLPLMTLQGIEGKMFGPLALTIAMALAISLAVSLFLSPVLCSYFLKGGADHDTKLIGFLKRHYLNLLDAATARNRLTLAVAVALLIGSLGLFPLLGKSFMPTMKEGALTPQINRVPSISLDESIRMEMAAMKEVAQVAGVKSVVSKLGRGESPADPAGPNESDPIVLLDPESERTQDEIDEEIRQRLSKIPGVQIVLSQPISERVDEMVTGVRSQLAIKVFGDELNELKDVSEQVARILKSVSGSTDIRVERLSGQQALTVDIDRKAIARHGLNVADVQSVLESAIGGKDVTTLYEGERRYSVVVRFPEVYRGSAQAIGATLLTTSAGAQVPLSSLAKIELVDGPAQISREGGKRRVVVGANVEGRDLAGFVAEVEQRLEKEVKLPDGYYFKFGGQFENMERAMGTLQVIVPLTIVAIFFLLFLLFNSIKIASLIILVLPFASIGGLIGLFVTGEYVSVPASVGFIALWGIAVLNGVVLVSSIRQLRQDGMDVAQAVREGCIQRFRPVMMTATVALLGLVPFLFATGPGSEVQRPLAIVVIGGLITSTLLTLVVLPTLYRWFDEKPTEA, from the coding sequence ATGATTGCCTCCATGATTCGTGCCGCGCTATCGCAGCGGCTGGTGGTGATTGTGCTGGCGCTGGTTGTCTGTGGATTTGGCCTGCGTGCTGCCATGAATCTGTCGGTGGATGCCTTCCCCGATGTGACCAATGTGCAAGTGCAGGTTGCCACCGAAGCGCCCGGACGCTCTCCCGAAGAAATTGAGCGTTTTGTGACTGTGCCTCTCGAAATCGCCATGACGGGCTTGCCCGGTCTGGCCGAGATGCGCTCGCTTAACAAGAGCGGTCTGTCCATCATTACGCTGGTGTTTACTGAAGCGACTGATGTTTACTTCGCACGCCAGCTGGTGACAGAGCGCCTGATCGAAGTTACACCGCGCATGCCTGAAGGCATCGTGCCGGTGCTGGGTCCTGTGTCTACCGGTCTGGGTGAGGTTTACCAGTACACGCTGGATCACCCCGATGATGGTGAGCGCGCGCTGACTCAGGAAGAGTTGACCGAGCGCCGCACCATTCAGGACTGGGTGGCGCGCCCGCTGCTGAGATCCATTCCTGGTGTGGCTGAAATCAACTCTCAGGGTGGCTACGTTAAGCAATACCAGGTGCTGGTCGATCCCGGTCGTCTGCGTCACTATGGTTTGACAGTGCGCCAGGTCGTTCAGGCTGTGGCAGATAACAACGCCAATGCCAGCGGCGGCATTCTGCCGCAGGTGACAGAGCAGTATCTGATCCGCGGCGTGGGCATGATCCGCTCGCTGGAAGATATTGGCAATATCGTGCTCAAGGAGCAGGGCGGGGTGCCTGTCTATGTGCGTGATGTGGCCAAGGTGCAGATTGATGCCGAAGTACGCCAGGGCGCGATCATCAAGGGGGGTTATACCGAAGGCGTTTCCGGCATTGTGCTGATGATGCGCGGCGGCAATGCCAAGGAAGTGGTGACCCGCGTGAAAGAGCGCGTGGACGAGATCAATACCAAAGGCATGCTGCCCGGTGGCTTGCAGATCGTCTCTTACTACGACCGTACCGATTTGGTGGACTCGGCTTTGTGGACCGTGGGCAAGGTGCTGATTGAAGGCATCTTCTTGGTGGTGATCGTGCTGTTTGTCTTCCTGGGTGATGTGCGCTCCAGTCTGATCGTTGTGGCGACGCTGATCATTACGCCGCTCACGACCTTCATCATGATGAACAAGTACGGCATCTCGGCCAACTTGATGTCGCTGGGAGGGCTGGCCATCGCCATTGGCCTGATGGTGGATGCGACCGTGGTGGTGGTGGAGAACGTCTTCCACAAACTGGGGCAGGCAGGCGATTCACGCGGTGAGCGCATTCGCACTGTGCTGTCTGCCACGGTGGAAGTGGCTACGCCCACGATCTTCGGTATCGCCATCATTATTTTGGTGTTCTTGCCGCTGATGACTCTGCAAGGCATTGAGGGCAAGATGTTTGGCCCGCTGGCGCTGACCATTGCCATGGCTCTGGCGATTTCGCTGGCCGTGTCGCTGTTCCTGTCGCCCGTGCTGTGCTCGTACTTCCTCAAGGGCGGTGCGGACCACGATACCAAATTGATTGGTTTCCTTAAACGTCACTACCTGAACCTGCTCGATGCTGCTACCGCACGCAATCGATTGACTCTGGCTGTGGCGGTGGCTCTGCTCATCGGCTCGCTGGGTTTGTTTCCCTTGCTGGGCAAGTCTTTCATGCCCACCATGAAGGAAGGGGCCTTGACGCCGCAGATCAACCGCGTGCCAAGCATTTCTCTGGATGAATCCATCCGCATGGAAATGGCTGCCATGAAGGAAGTGGCGCAGGTGGCTGGTGTGAAGTCTGTGGTGTCCAAACTAGGTCGCGGGGAATCGCCTGCTGATCCTGCCGGACCTAATGAGTCTGACCCTATCGTGCTGCTGGACCCCGAGTCTGAACGCACACAGGATGAAATCGACGAAGAGATTCGTCAGCGTCTGTCCAAGATTCCGGGCGTGCAGATTGTGCTGTCGCAGCCTATTTCTGAGCGCGTGGATGAAATGGTGACCGGCGTACGTTCGCAGCTGGCCATCAAGGTGTTTGGCGATGAGCTGAATGAACTCAAGGATGTCTCCGAGCAAGTGGCGCGTATTCTGAAAAGCGTCTCTGGTAGCACGGATATTCGTGTTGAGCGTCTGTCGGGTCAGCAAGCTTTGACGGTGGATATTGACCGCAAGGCAATTGCACGCCATGGCCTCAATGTGGCAGATGTGCAGAGCGTTCTGGAATCCGCCATTGGCGGCAAGGATGTGACCACGCTGTATGAAGGTGAGCGTCGCTACTCCGTAGTGGTGCGCTTCCCCGAGGTCTATCGAGGCTCGGCTCAGGCCATTGGCGCAACTTTGTTGACGACCTCCGCTGGCGCGCAAGTGCCGTTGAGTAGTCTGGCCAAGATTGAACTGGTGGACGGCCCTGCGCAGATCAGCCGCGAAGGCGGCAAGCGCCGCGTGGTGGTGGGTGCCAACGTGGAAGGGCGTGACCTGGCAGGTTTTGTGGCCGAGGTCGAGCAGCGTCTCGAAAAGGAAGTCAAGTTGCCTGATGGCTACTACTTCAAGTTCGGTGGCCAGTTTGAGAACATGGAGCGCGCCATGGGTACGCTGCAGGTGATCGTGCCATTGACCATCGTGGCCATCTTCTTCCTGCTATTCCTGTTGTTCAACTCCATCAAGATCGCCAGCCTGATCATTCTGGTGCTGCCATTCGCATCGATTGGTGGCCTGATCGGTTTGTTTGTCACGGGTGAGTATGTGAGCGTGCCAGCCTCCGTGGGCTTTATTGCTCTATGGGGTATTGCCGTGCTCAACGGCGTGGTGCTGGTCTCCAGCATTCGCCAGCTGCGACAGGATGGAATGGATGTGGCGCAAGCTGTGCGTGAAGGCTGTATTCAGCGATTCCGCCCGGTGATGATGACCGCGACAGTTGCATTGCTGGGTCTGGTGCCGTTCCTGTTTGCGACAGGTCCTGGTTCTGAGGTCCAGCGCCCATTGGCGATTGTGGTGATCGGTGGTCTGATTACCTCGACTCTGCTGACGCTGGTGGTGCTGCCTACGCTGTACCGCTGGTTTGATGAGAAGCCGACTGAGGCCTAA
- the pncB gene encoding nicotinate phosphoribosyltransferase, with protein MIITSLLDTDLYKFTMMQVVLHQFPGAQVEYRFKCRNPGVQLAPYVNEIREEIRSLCKLRFQDAELAYLSSLRFIKSDFVDFLSLFQLNDKYITVTALPSGEIDISIKGPWLHTILFEIPVLAIVNEVYFRNTQPVPNFLEGRKRLDEKIELLQGPGLESLKIADYGTRRRFSKAWHEEVLRVLCARLGHAGSRIAGAGNAQRKGQLAGTSNVLYAMKLGLIPLGTLAHEYLQACQSLGPRLRDSQIFGFESWAREYRGDLGIALSDVYGMSAFLRDFDLYFCKLFDGARHDSGDPFDWGERLIAHYKANKIDPLSKVLIFSDGLTIPKTIELFKRFNGRCQLAFGIGTNLTNDLGSPPEHVPLQIVVKMTRCNGQPVAKLSDTPGKSMCDDEKYLAYLRQVFSIEPPEAAQTMLSMQQALKN; from the coding sequence ATGATCATCACCAGCCTGCTAGATACCGACCTGTACAAATTCACGATGATGCAGGTGGTGCTGCATCAGTTTCCGGGCGCACAGGTGGAGTACCGCTTCAAGTGCCGCAACCCCGGCGTGCAATTGGCTCCCTACGTCAATGAAATCCGTGAAGAAATCCGCTCGCTGTGCAAGCTGCGCTTTCAGGATGCGGAGCTGGCCTACTTGAGTTCTCTGCGCTTTATCAAAAGCGATTTTGTGGATTTTTTGAGCCTGTTTCAGCTCAACGATAAATACATCACCGTCACGGCGCTGCCCAGTGGCGAGATTGACATCAGCATCAAGGGTCCGTGGCTGCACACGATTCTTTTTGAGATTCCGGTGCTGGCCATCGTCAACGAGGTGTATTTCCGCAATACCCAGCCCGTACCTAACTTTCTGGAAGGGCGCAAGCGCTTGGACGAGAAGATTGAGCTGCTCCAAGGGCCGGGGCTTGAGTCGCTCAAGATTGCTGATTACGGCACGCGCCGCCGCTTTTCCAAGGCCTGGCATGAAGAGGTTCTGCGCGTGCTGTGCGCAAGACTCGGTCATGCTGGCTCGCGCATCGCCGGGGCAGGCAATGCTCAGCGCAAGGGGCAGCTTGCGGGTACCAGCAATGTGCTGTACGCCATGAAGCTGGGCCTGATACCGCTGGGCACGCTGGCCCATGAGTATCTGCAGGCCTGCCAGTCACTGGGCCCGCGTCTGCGTGATAGCCAGATTTTTGGCTTTGAATCCTGGGCGCGTGAATATCGCGGGGACCTGGGCATTGCGCTGTCTGATGTCTATGGCATGTCCGCCTTTCTGCGTGACTTTGACTTGTATTTCTGCAAGCTGTTTGATGGCGCACGCCATGACAGCGGCGACCCATTTGACTGGGGTGAGCGTCTGATTGCGCATTACAAGGCCAACAAGATTGATCCGCTGAGCAAGGTGCTGATCTTCAGTGATGGGCTGACGATTCCGAAAACCATTGAGCTGTTCAAGCGCTTTAATGGCCGCTGCCAGTTAGCCTTTGGTATCGGTACCAATCTGACCAATGATCTGGGCAGCCCGCCTGAGCATGTGCCACTGCAGATCGTGGTCAAGATGACGCGCTGCAATGGTCAGCCGGTTGCCAAGCTCTCAGACACGCCTGGCAAAAGCATGTGCGATGACGAAAAATATCTGGCCTATCTGCGCCAAGTGTTCAGTATTGAGCCACCAGAAGCTGCGCAGACCATGCTGTCAATGCAGCAGGCCTTAAAAAATTGA
- a CDS encoding thioesterase family protein → MNASHTAAQPARAMSQARDSYAVFREISTRWSDNDVYGHVNNVIYYSWFDTAVNAYLIEQGALDIHAGQTIGLVIETQCNYFASLAFPQQVEAGIRVAHLGSSSVRYEVGLFAQGEAQSAAAGHFVHVYVDRQTRRPAPLPAALRVALEPLLRQTDSQK, encoded by the coding sequence ATGAATGCATCACACACAGCTGCCCAGCCCGCACGAGCCATGTCCCAGGCACGTGATTCCTATGCCGTTTTTCGTGAAATCAGCACGCGCTGGTCAGATAACGATGTTTATGGCCATGTCAACAACGTCATTTACTACAGCTGGTTTGATACGGCGGTGAATGCTTATTTGATTGAGCAGGGGGCTCTGGATATTCATGCGGGGCAGACGATTGGGCTGGTGATAGAGACTCAGTGCAATTACTTTGCTTCTCTGGCCTTTCCACAGCAGGTCGAAGCGGGTATTCGCGTGGCGCATCTCGGCAGCTCAAGCGTGCGCTATGAGGTAGGGCTGTTTGCGCAGGGTGAGGCGCAGTCCGCTGCGGCGGGACATTTTGTTCATGTCTATGTAGACAGACAGACGCGCCGACCCGCACCGTTGCCCGCCGCTTTGCGCGTGGCGCTAGAGCCTTTGCTGAGGCAAACTGATAGTCAAAAATAG
- a CDS encoding sodium:proton antiporter, producing the protein MTAGAAQAAEMDGAAMSVAWGIPFVGMLLSIALLPLVAPNFWHHHFGKVTAGWALAFLLPFALLYGMGAAGVNLAHALLAEYLPFVILLTALYTVAGGIYVRGNLRGSPGLNTVILAIGAVLASFMGTTGASMLLIRPLLRANDNRRHQVHVVVFFIFIVSNAGGALTPLGDPPLFLGFLKGVDFFWTVRHIWQPMLFLTLALLAIFYVIDHKLMGEKGETDLPDPTPCVDVTGAQSRLGFDGRVNFVLLGVVVVLVLISGIWRTPVGFEIAGTHVGLPGLVRDVGLIVVALLSLKITPARVHQANDFGWGPMQEVAKLFAGIFLTIIPVIAMLKAGVDGPFGAVVRAVTNGDGTPNPAMYFWATGVLSSFLDNAPTYLVFFNTAGGDPAHLMTDMALTLAAISAGAVFMGANTYIGNAPNLMVKAIAEDRGVKMPGFFGYMIWSVCILVPLLVLMTLIWFK; encoded by the coding sequence ATGACCGCAGGTGCCGCACAGGCCGCAGAGATGGATGGCGCGGCTATGTCTGTGGCCTGGGGCATTCCGTTTGTGGGCATGCTGCTGTCAATTGCACTTTTGCCGCTGGTGGCCCCAAATTTCTGGCACCACCACTTTGGCAAGGTCACGGCGGGCTGGGCGCTGGCCTTCCTGCTGCCCTTTGCGCTGCTCTACGGCATGGGCGCCGCCGGGGTTAATCTGGCGCATGCCTTGCTGGCGGAATACCTGCCCTTTGTCATCTTGCTCACCGCGCTTTACACCGTGGCTGGCGGCATTTATGTGCGCGGCAATTTGCGTGGCTCGCCGGGGCTGAACACCGTCATCCTCGCCATTGGCGCAGTGCTGGCCAGCTTTATGGGCACGACGGGTGCCTCCATGCTGCTAATTCGCCCTTTGCTGCGCGCCAACGACAACCGCCGTCATCAGGTGCATGTGGTGGTGTTCTTCATCTTCATCGTCTCCAACGCTGGTGGCGCACTCACACCGCTGGGGGATCCGCCGCTGTTTCTGGGCTTCTTGAAGGGTGTGGACTTTTTCTGGACGGTGCGTCATATCTGGCAGCCCATGCTGTTCCTCACGCTGGCGCTGCTGGCTATCTTTTATGTGATTGACCACAAATTGATGGGCGAAAAGGGTGAGACCGATTTGCCCGATCCGACCCCCTGTGTGGATGTGACGGGTGCGCAAAGCCGTCTCGGCTTTGACGGTCGTGTGAATTTTGTTCTGCTGGGCGTGGTGGTGGTACTGGTGCTGATCAGCGGCATCTGGCGCACGCCTGTGGGCTTTGAGATTGCCGGCACCCACGTGGGTTTGCCCGGTCTGGTGCGCGATGTGGGCTTGATTGTTGTGGCCCTGCTGTCCCTCAAGATCACGCCTGCTCGCGTGCATCAGGCCAATGATTTTGGCTGGGGACCCATGCAGGAAGTGGCCAAGCTGTTTGCAGGCATCTTCCTGACCATCATCCCCGTCATTGCCATGCTCAAGGCCGGTGTGGATGGCCCGTTCGGTGCCGTTGTGCGTGCTGTGACCAATGGGGACGGTACACCTAACCCCGCCATGTACTTCTGGGCCACGGGTGTGTTGTCGTCCTTCTTGGATAACGCGCCCACTTACTTGGTGTTCTTCAACACCGCAGGTGGTGACCCTGCGCATTTGATGACCGATATGGCGCTGACGCTGGCGGCTATCTCGGCAGGCGCTGTTTTCATGGGCGCCAATACTTATATTGGCAATGCGCCCAACTTGATGGTCAAGGCTATTGCAGAAGATCGCGGCGTGAAGATGCCGGGATTTTTTGGCTACATGATCTGGTCGGTCTGCATTCTGGTGCCCCTGCTGGTGCTGATGACGCTGATCTGGTTTAAGTGA
- a CDS encoding phasin family protein, with product MSLTPDQILSAHKAHLETLFGLTSKAFEGVEKLVELNVTASRAALSEAAQHTQAVLNVKDAQSLLTLQTSILQPLAEKTASYNRHLYDIASNTASEFNKALEVQSAEARKNFNSLLDTTTQNAPAGSESAVALVKSAVSAANNAFESVQKAVKQASDMAEANFNAASKTATEAVKSTVAVKR from the coding sequence ATGTCCCTGACCCCTGACCAAATCCTGAGCGCACACAAAGCTCACCTCGAAACCCTGTTCGGCCTGACGAGCAAAGCTTTTGAAGGCGTGGAAAAGCTGGTGGAACTCAACGTTACTGCTTCCCGTGCAGCTTTGAGCGAAGCCGCTCAGCACACGCAAGCCGTCCTGAATGTGAAAGATGCCCAGTCCCTGCTGACTTTGCAAACCAGCATTCTCCAGCCTCTGGCTGAAAAGACTGCTTCCTACAACCGCCACCTGTACGACATCGCCAGCAACACTGCCAGCGAGTTCAACAAGGCACTGGAAGTCCAGTCCGCCGAAGCCCGTAAGAACTTCAACTCCTTGCTGGACACCACCACTCAAAACGCCCCCGCAGGTTCTGAATCTGCTGTGGCTCTGGTCAAGAGCGCTGTCTCTGCCGCTAACAACGCTTTCGAGTCCGTGCAAAAGGCTGTCAAGCAAGCCTCCGACATGGCCGAAGCCAACTTTAACGCTGCCTCCAAGACAGCCACTGAAGCCGTCAAGTCGACAGTTGCAGTCAAGCGCTAA